Part of the Tamandua tetradactyla isolate mTamTet1 chromosome 11, mTamTet1.pri, whole genome shotgun sequence genome, ATGTCTGTTTCACCTCCACCACtgtcccaaagatgctggtgaacatccagacagagaccAAAACTATAAGTTATGGAAACTGCCTCACCCAGTTgtattttttcatggtttttggaCAATTAGACAACTTACTCTTAACCATGATGGCCTATGACcgttatgtggccatctgtcacccactgCACTACATGGTCATCATGAACCCCAGGCTCTGTGGTCTCCTCCTGCTGGCATCATGGATATTTAGTGTTCTGGACTCTCTTTTACATGGCCTAATGTTTTTGCGATTGTCTTTTTGTTCAGAGTTGGAAATTCCCCACTTTTTTTGTGAATTTACTCAAGTAATCCAACTTGCATGTTCTGATACCTTTCTCAATGACCTAGTGATGTATTTTGCAACTGGAATTGTGGGTGGTATTCCACTCACTGGAatccttttctcttactctaaGATCGCATGCTCTCTTTTGAGAATTTCATCACGTCAAGGCAAGTGTAAAGCATTTTCTACCTGTGGGTCTCATCTTACAGT contains:
- the LOC143649654 gene encoding olfactory receptor 7A10-like — translated: MDLENETRVSEFILLGLSEDTEVQPLLFALFLMMYLVTLTGNLLIILATVFDAHLHTPMYFFLANLSFTDVCFTSTTVPKMLVNIQTETKTISYGNCLTQLYFFMVFGQLDNLLLTMMAYDRYVAICHPLHYMVIMNPRLCGLLLLASWIFSVLDSLLHGLMFLRLSFCSELEIPHFFCEFTQVIQLACSDTFLNDLVMYFATGIVGGIPLTGILFSYSKIACSLLRISSRQGKCKAFSTCGSHLTVVSLFYGTSLGLYLSSAAMQNTRASAITSVMYTVVTPMLNPFIYSLRNKDLKHALKTISS